GCAACGCCACGACCCGCGACGCGCCGGTCAGTTGCTTGGCCAGCGCGCGCAGCTCGGACGGGTCGCGATCGGCAAACGCCTGCGCTACCCAGCGCCGCTCGCCGTCGTCCGCCGCACCGGCCAGCAACGCGGCAGCTTCGTAGGTGATCAGGCGCGCCTGAGCCTCCTGCAGGGCTTTGTGATCCGCGCGGGCTTCGGCGATGAGCTTGTGCACGGCTTGCTCCACTTCGTAGCGGCCGGCGCTGAGCGCCTCCATCAAGCGCCCGGTCGCCGCGCTGAGGCGGGCGTAATCGTCGAACGCCCGGCCGCCGCAGCGAAAGGTGATTCGCGTCTCCCCGCCGCGCTTCTCGGCCTTGATGATTTTGATCAGGCCGATCTGCGCCGTGCTGCGCACATGCGTGCCGCCGCAGGCTGACCAGTCGTAGTCCTTCACCTCGACGATGCGAATCGCGCCGCTCACCGTAGGCGGTCGGCGCAGCGGGATCGCCGGCAGGTCGGCGTCGCTCACTTCGTAGGCGAGGATCGGCCGGTCCTCCATCACGATGGCGTTGGCCTCGCGTTCGGCGCGCTCGATCACCTCGGGCGGCAACGCCGGCGCCGGCAGGTCAATCGTGCAGTCGCTCTGGCCGATGTGGATGGCGACCGTGTCCAGGCCGGCGACGCGGACGAACGCTTGAGACAGCACGTGCTGCCCACTGTGCTGTTGCATGTGGTCGAACGGGCGCGCCCAATCTATGCTGCACTGCACTTCATCGCCGGGTTGCAGGCCGGTTGCAGCGTCGTCCTCGAGGATGTGCAAGATCTCACCACGCGCATCTTCGGCCACCTTCACGACGCGCGCCTGGGCGATCGTCCCGGTGTCGTGTGGCTGGCCACCGGCTTCCGGGTAGAACGCCGTTCGGTCGAGGATGAGCGCCGGCGCGCCCTTGTGTGTGACGCGCGCAGCGATCCGCGCCGTAAAGGAAGTGAGAGAAGCATCGGTGCGGTAGAGGCGAAGGGCCATCGGCAGGATTATAGAGAACCGCTGCCGGTAGGCGCGGGCTTCAGCACACCCGGCGCACCCCGAAAGGCAAGGCGGGTGACTTTTTGCGCGGAGGAGGCAAAGTAGACGGCATGAAAGCCTTGCTGAGCCGCACATGTGTTCACCGGTTATCGGTGTGTCTGGACTCTCGATGAGACCCGCCCCGGCGTAAACGCCTGGGCTGAGCCAACAGGGGATGCGTGCGGCTTGTCCGTATGCTCAGCGCCGGGGTTCGTCTCAGCGCGATGACTTTGCTATGCGTAGCGCGCGATTTCCAATCGCCGCGTAACACGAATTAGCAGGCAAGCGTGCTTCAGACGTCACAACACGGTGCTATGATTCGACATATACGCCGACCTGCAAACACGATTCGAACGAGCCATGTATCCCGACAGCGAGATTCTCTTTCCCGCCCGCTCGATTCCCGAGATTCGCGACGCGCGCCCCGGAGTCGCCTGGCGCAAGCTGATTGACAAACTGAGCAAGTCGCCGGAGACCAGCGAGGACGTGCTGGCCTTCTCGCTGATGATGATCAAACTGGGCAACTGCTTGACCTGCGATCTCGATAGCTACCGCGCCAGCCTGGGCTGCACGCAATGCGCCCGCCGCACGGTGCAGGGCTTCAAGGGCAGCGACGAAGCGCTGATGAAGAAAATGGAAGAAGCGCGCAAAGAGTTGAAGGAGTATTTGAAAAAGGCATGAGCGTAGAACGCAACGCGCGATACGGAACACGCAATCCATGATGCGGAGCATTCCAAGTTTCGTATTCCGCGTCGTGTGTCATGTCCCTCCACCATGTCCCGCATCATCTTGCCTCATCCGATCTCGCGCGATGGCGCCAAGCTGAACACGCCGCTGCCGGACGACTACGGCGAGCTGGCCATGCGCGCCGACATCGCCATCCGCAAACTCTCCGCCCCCTACCCGCGCACGGCGCAGATGTACGAGATGCTGATCGCCGACCGGCGCGTGGACGCTCACTGGAATTTGTCGAACTACACCACCGTGGGCAAGCTGAACTACAACGACCACGGGCCGATCCACGCCCGCGTCACGGCGTCGTACGCCATGCAGATCATGCAACTGCTCATCGAGGCCGACGTGCCGATGGACGTGGTGAAGTCCGGCGCCGGCAATGTGGACGACGCCTGCCTGGTCGCGCTCGCCGGCGTGATGCTGCACGACATCGGCAACGCCACCCACCGCGTCGGCCACGAGCTGATGAGCGTGATCCTGGCCCAGCCGCTCCTGGCCGACATGCTGGCCGAATTGTACGACGACGCCGAACAGCAGGCGCTGATCAGCGACTTCATCCTTTCGGCCATCCAGTGCCACGACATGAACCCGCCGCCGCTGTTCATGGAAGGCGGCGTGGTGGCCGTGGCCGACGGCTGCGACATGACCAAGGGCCGCGCGCGCATGCCGTTCGACCTGGGCAAGCTGGACATCCACGCCGTGTCCGCCCTGGCCATCGAAGAGGTGAACATCCGGCCATCGAGCGGCAAGATGCCGGTGGAGATCGAAGTGCGCATGAGCAACTCGGCCGGCATCTTCCAGGTCGAGGAGACGCTGGTGAAGAAGATCAACGCCACGCCGCTGCGCCACTACGTCATGGTGCACGTGACCTCGATCAACCCGGAGCAGCACTTCGAGAAGCGCATCCTGAGCAACGCGATGCTGGAGAACGGCCGGCTGAGGCCGGTGTGAGGGTTGACGTTTCGAACGCTTGTTCTACAATCGGTAGCACATGCGTTCGACGGACGCCCTCGACACGCTCGCCCTGCTCAGCCGGCAGATGGCGCTGGAGCCGGCGGAAGAAGCCGCCCGCCATCCCGACGCGCCTGCGCCGTGCGGCCATTCGCCCGACACGCTGCGCCGCATCTTCGGCGATGACCCGCTGCGCGCGTCGGTCTCGTCGAGCGAGACGAAGAAGAATTCGCTGGGCATCCACGACGCGATCATGCCCGGCGGCAGGCGCATTCGGTTGCTGAAGACGCTGCTCACCTCGGCCTGCGAGCGCGACTGCTACTACTGCCCATTCCGCGCCGGCCGCGACTTTCGCCGCGCCACCTTCAAGCCGGAGGAGATGGCGCGGACGTTCGCCGAACTGAATCGGCGCGGCGCGGTCGAGGGGTTCTTCCTCAGCTCCGGCATCATCGGCGGCGGCGTGCGCACGCAAGACCGGCTGATTGACACGGCCGCCATCCTGCGCCGCAAGCTGGGCTATCGCGGCTACCTGCACCTCAAGCTGATGCCAGGCAGCGAACGCGATCAGGTGCTGGCCGCCATGACGCTGTCGGATCGAGTCTCGATCAACCTGGAGGCGCCCAACCAGTCGCGGCTGAGCGCGCTGGCGCCGAAGAAGATCTTCTTCGAGGAGCTGCTGCAACCGCTGACGTGGGCGGCGGAGATTCGCCGGCGCATGCCGCCGCCGCGCAGCGGCCGGTGGCCGTCGTTGGTGACGCAGTTCGTGGTGGGTGCGGCCGGCGAGAGCGACGTCGAGATTCTGCAGACTACGGCGCATCTGACCCGGGTGCTCGGCCTGCAGCGCGCCTACTTCTCGGCCTTTCATCCGGTGCACGACACGCCGCTGGAAAACCTGCCGCCGGAGAACCCGTGGCGCGAGCACCGGCTGTATCAAGCCGCGTTCCTCATCCGGGATTACGGCTTCGAGTTCGAGGAGCTGCCGTTCGACGCGCAGGGCCGGCTGCCGCTGGACGTGGACCCGAAGCTGGCCTGGGCGCAGCAGCACCTGGCGAACGCGCCGGTGGAGGTGAACCGCGCCGCGCGCGAGGCGCTGCTGAAGGTGCCCGGCATCGGCCCAAAGGGCGCCGACGCGATCATTCACGCGCGGCGCGAGCACCGGCTGCGCGAGCCGCGCCAACTGGCCCGGCTGGGTGTGATCACCGCGCGCGCCCTGCCCTTCCTGCTGCTCGACGGCAAGCGGCCGGGGGTGCAGTTGAGCTTTGGGTTGTGAGCCGATGTGGGGGCGAGCATGGCTGATTATGCTCTTCGAGCAGCACACGCTGTCCGACTTGAGCACGGCGTCGGTTCCGCATGCCCAGCTCGCCTCCCATTGAGCCCGGCGGCCATTACCATTCTTCATCTTCAACCGTGGCATCCATCGCAACCCGCTTCCGGCAAGCAGCCCAGCCGGCGCAGGCCGGCTTCGCCCAAGGTTGCCCGCGACGTCCGGCAAGCAGCCCAGCCGGCACAGGCCGGCTTCGCCCAAGGTTGCCCACGACGTCCGGCAAGCAGCCCAGCCGGCACAGGCCGGCCTTCGCCCAAGGTTGCCCACGACGTCCGGCAAGCAGCCCAGCCGGCGCAGGCCGGCTTCGCCCAAGGTTGCCCGCGACTTCCAGTCGCCGGGAGGCAAATCAAGACTTCGACCGATGGCCGGGTAGAACCTTTAGGTTCTCTCCCCCGCCAACGCCTGCGCCAGGTCGGCGATCAGGTCGTCGGGATGCTCCAGCCCGACGGACAGGCGCAGCAGGTCCCGCGGCGTGGGCGTCTCCGGACCTTCGACCGAGGCACGGTGCTCGATCAGGCTCTCCACGCCGCCCAGGCTGGTGGCGCGCGTGATCAGGCGCACCTGCG
The window above is part of the Candidatus Roseilinea sp. genome. Proteins encoded here:
- a CDS encoding putative DNA modification/repair radical SAM protein codes for the protein MRSTDALDTLALLSRQMALEPAEEAARHPDAPAPCGHSPDTLRRIFGDDPLRASVSSSETKKNSLGIHDAIMPGGRRIRLLKTLLTSACERDCYYCPFRAGRDFRRATFKPEEMARTFAELNRRGAVEGFFLSSGIIGGGVRTQDRLIDTAAILRRKLGYRGYLHLKLMPGSERDQVLAAMTLSDRVSINLEAPNQSRLSALAPKKIFFEELLQPLTWAAEIRRRMPPPRSGRWPSLVTQFVVGAAGESDVEILQTTAHLTRVLGLQRAYFSAFHPVHDTPLENLPPENPWREHRLYQAAFLIRDYGFEFEELPFDAQGRLPLDVDPKLAWAQQHLANAPVEVNRAAREALLKVPGIGPKGADAIIHARREHRLREPRQLARLGVITARALPFLLLDGKRPGVQLSFGL
- a CDS encoding phosphohydrolase — protein: MSRIILPHPISRDGAKLNTPLPDDYGELAMRADIAIRKLSAPYPRTAQMYEMLIADRRVDAHWNLSNYTTVGKLNYNDHGPIHARVTASYAMQIMQLLIEADVPMDVVKSGAGNVDDACLVALAGVMLHDIGNATHRVGHELMSVILAQPLLADMLAELYDDAEQQALISDFILSAIQCHDMNPPPLFMEGGVVAVADGCDMTKGRARMPFDLGKLDIHAVSALAIEEVNIRPSSGKMPVEIEVRMSNSAGIFQVEETLVKKINATPLRHYVMVHVTSINPEQHFEKRILSNAMLENGRLRPV
- a CDS encoding alanyl-tRNA editing protein gives rise to the protein MALRLYRTDASLTSFTARIAARVTHKGAPALILDRTAFYPEAGGQPHDTGTIAQARVVKVAEDARGEILHILEDDAATGLQPGDEVQCSIDWARPFDHMQQHSGQHVLSQAFVRVAGLDTVAIHIGQSDCTIDLPAPALPPEVIERAEREANAIVMEDRPILAYEVSDADLPAIPLRRPPTVSGAIRIVEVKDYDWSACGGTHVRSTAQIGLIKIIKAEKRGGETRITFRCGGRAFDDYARLSAATGRLMEALSAGRYEVEQAVHKLIAEARADHKALQEAQARLITYEAAALLAGAADDGERRWVAQAFADRDPSELRALAKQLTGASRVVALLGASGDKAQLIFARAQDATGDMAAALRCALAALSPAGAAKGGGAPAFAQGGGVAADLARVQASIDAARAWLRDQPRTTSVNADRS